The nucleotide sequence aaaacatgatgtaacagcagaatagtgagtgcagctctggaggtaactggaagataaaacatgatgtaacagcagaatagtgagtgcagctctggaggataaaacatgatgttacagcagaatagtgagtgcagctctggaggataaaacatgatgttacagcagaatagtgagtgcagctctggaaatgACTAGAGGACAAGACATGAGGTAGCCTGGAGTGTTTTCTGTCATACAGGCCACGGCAGAAGCCTCAGCTCTGGATAAGAAGCAGCGAGTTCTCGATAAGCAAATTATAGAATGGCGCCAAAAATATGAGGAAATCTACGGGGAGTTGGAGGCGTCTCAGAAGGAATGTCGCCTGTACGCCACCGACCTCTTCAAGATCAAAACCTCCTATGAAGAGACTAACGAACAACTGACATCGATAAAACGGGAAAATCGAACTCTACAAGGTGAGTGCCAGTCACACGGTGGTCATAGGCAGAGAGCCTGGAGATATGTACTGTACCTTTAAGGATGTTCTGTGCTACAACAGCGCCATCTGCAGGTGATTAgtggaaatacaaaaaaaagtttataaaatggTGATAAAGTCTGATTTCTGCATAGATGAGATCAGTGACCTGTCCGAGCAGCTGCGAGACGTCACCAGGAACCTCCAGGAGCTCCAGAAATCCCGGAAGAAgtgggagatggaaaaagaggaaATGCAGACGGCGTACGAAGAGGCGGAGGCTGCGCTGGAGGTAACACAACCTGCAGACCCAGGATCCATCAACAGCAGCGCCAAACTCTGCTGGAGAGTAACTAAACctacacatgtagcagagctgaattatcTGTGGTgtgacataggactgcaggtgacatctacaacaTTATCTGTGCTTAACAAATattgtggcgttacataggactgcaggtgacatatacTACATTATCCATGCTTAACAAATTAGATTTGTGTtatatgtgtggtgttacataggactgcaggtcatatCTGCTACATCATCTGCAATCAGAGTTATGACTGTGTTACCTGTGGTGTtaaataggactgcaggtgacatctacaacaTTATCTGTGATTAGAGTTATGACTGTGTtacctgtggtgttacataggactgcaggtaacttcTACAATATGTATGCAATATTAGAAACATTCTGCCACCTAGAGGCTGTAATAGTAATTGCAGCTTTTCTTCTATATCCCCTATGGCCTGTAAATCTCAGGAATctcctgccatctagtggacagtTTCCATATCACAGATCTGTCTTTGGAATTTTAGGAATGTTTCTTACCGGCGAGGTGGAGGGGACGTTGACGTCTTTAACCCCAGGCACTCCCCGGATTGGCTGTTTAGTAATAGTCATTGTTCAGTCCCGGGATTATCTCCATGGGATTATGTCTTCACTCTTCCTAGGACGAGGGATTTGATTCcataaaaatgacattttaatcctaagattttcgctgaacaagAAATTCAATTCATTAATATTCACTCAGTAGTGgtcagaatgctgggagttgtagttccacaacagctggagaggcacaaGGCTAAACCAGGAAGAGGCCAAATATGTGAGAACAAAGAATGTAACAAAACCAGGTGATAGCACCGCGCAGGCGGCAAACCACCACACCATACCATGCTGTGAGAACACCACTATAGTGTCCACATAACCATTCCATGCCCATATAATATCCACATAACAGCGCCATACCATGcccatatatctgtgtaatagtGTCACACCATACCATGCTGTAAGAACACCACTACAGTGCCCGTATAGTGTccacataacagtgccataccatgcccatatagtgtccacataacagtgccataccaTGACCATATAATATCTACACAACAGTGCCATACCGTGcccatatagtgtccacataacagtgccatactgtgTCCATATAATATctacataacagtgccataccatgcccatatagtgtccacataaCCATGCCATGCCCATATAATATCCacataacagcaccataccatgCCCATATAATATCCACATAGCAGTGCCATACCGTgcacatatatctgtgtaatagtGTCACACCATACCATGCTGTTAGAGCACcactacagtgcccacataatatccacaaaacagtgccatacagtgcctatatatTTGTATAATAGTGCCATACCATGCCATGATAAACCtctacagtgcccatataataaccacataacagtgcaatacagtgcccatataatatttacataacagtgccatactgtCCCATATATCTGCATAAGAGTGCCACACCATATCAGGCTGTGATAACACCACTACAGTGCCTGTATATTAACCACATAACGGTGCCATATAGTACCCATATAATAACTGCATGCCAGTGCCATAAAGTACTCAAATAATATccacataatagtgccacacCATACCATGCTGCAATCACACCACTACAGTACCCACATCATATCCATATGACACTGTCATATCGTgcatatatatttgtataatagTGCCACACCATACCAGGCTGTGATAACACCACCACAATGACTATATAATAACCACATAACTGTACcatactgtgcccatataataaATGCATACCATTGCCATAAAATACCCATACAATATccacataatagtgccacacCATAACATGCTGCAATAACACCACTACAGTGTACATACAATAACTGCATAACAGTGCCATACCATACCCAAATAATAACTGCATAACAGTACCATATATGACCATATAATATCTGTATAAAAGTACCATGGAGAGCCCAAAACAAGTTTACAAGATATCACCTAACAAagcccatatagtaacaatgccatacagtgcccatataatatccACATAGTAGTGCCATACTGTGACCAAATAACAGAGTCTACTTCCTACCCAAGTAACGATGCCTATATAATATTACCATCGATTACATAGCATTGTCGTACAATAATCTAATAACATTGTCTTATAATAGGTACCTGGTTAGTAGTTCCATACAGTAACCTTATATCAGTGTCCTGCAATGACTAAACAGCAATGTGCTACAGTAACACAATACTAATACAGTACAGCAAgcaaataacagtgccatactgtgATCCTATACGACCGCCATATCGTGTCCCTACAACAGTGCTTTTCCATTCTTGTTCATATGGGATGATGTATCAGAATAGACCATGTAGGTAATGCAGATGGGGGGGCTGTGATTTCTCCCACCAGGCGGAAGAGAGTAAAGTTGTGAAACTTCAGCTGGAGATGACGCAGCTGAAGGCGGACGCTGAAAAACGCATCCAGGacaaggaggaggagtgtgaAGCCGCCAGGTAAGTGGacaaggaggaggggtgtgaAGTCACAGGTAAATGGACAAGGAGGAAGAGTATGAAATAACCAGGTAAATGGACAAGAAGAAGGAGTGTGAAGCCACCAGGTAAGTGGacaaggaggaggagtgtgaAGTTACAGGTAAATGGacaaggaggaggagtgtgaAGCAACCAGGTAAGTGGACAAGAAGGAGGAGTGTAAAGCAACCAGGTAAGTGGACAAGAAGGAGGAGTGTGAAGCCAGCAGGTGAGTGGacaaggaggaggagtgtgaAGCAACCATGTAAGTGTTCACATTGATGGTGCACAGTCACACTGCTGGATCCTACAGATGAGGAGTCATTGACTCTTTGGAGGAGACACTTATTGCGGTTCTCGTGAGTAGTCAAGAAGTTCTTGAATCATCCTGGCTACCTCTAGTAGACCATGGTGCATTCTGGGGTCCACCAAAGTACCTCCATACAATATCCTATGTGTGAAGAACCGTAGTGGTGCCACAGGGAGTAGCATGGAAAGGAGAATGTCCAAGCAGATCATAGTCAGTGGGCATCACATGGTCTCTTCAGGCTTGGGGTCCATTTTCCTCTAGTTGCTCCAGCAGATATAGATGAATCTTGCCCTTGTCTATAGGAAAACCAACCAGCGCGCCTTGGAGTCCCTACAGGCCAGCCTAGAGGTGGAGGTGAAAGGTCGGGCGGAGGCAGTAAAGACAAAGAAGAAACTGGAAAATGAGGTCAATGAGCTGGAAATCCAGCTTGAAAATAGCAACAGAAGCAACGCAGAGCTGGTGAGACTGGTgaagaggcagcagcagcagataaaGGTGAGGAGGTCACGAGGTAGGGGTACAAAGCCTTCTTATGGCCAACCTGCCCTCAGTGGTCAAAAGTGTTTGCTCATCCCTCCATACATACATCCTAACCCTCTAGGGCTAACCCCCTACTTATCAAACCTACTAAGGCCAACCCTCTCTACTTCTAAAACCTTTTATGGCCAACCCCCCCAACCCAATTACAATTCTATGGACGCCTAGATGGTAAACCTTCTAAGGCCAACCTTCCCGACATGGTAAACATATGGTGAACCTGCCCTACATATTGTCAATTCTTAATGACCATTATTTCCTACATGGTAAACTTTTTAGGACCACCCTTCCCAACATGGTCAAGCTTCTGTGGCCAATCTTCTCCACTTAACCAGCCTTTTAAGGCCTTATCAACCCTTAATGGCCAATCTGCCTACATACTCGACCTTTAGTGGCCAAGCATGTGGTCCACCTTTTCTAGGCAGCCTTCTGTACATGATTTTCATCCTTACATGGTATATTTTCCCTGCATGGCCAATCTTCTATGGTCAGCCATTCATGGTCAACTATGCATTGGCAACATTCCCAACTAGCTTAACCTTCATAGCTGAACTTTCCCATGTGGACAAACTTTGACATTGTGTCAAACCTTCAGGAATAACTACTACTTCATGGTCATCCCTTTATAGTGAACCTTCCCCATGAGTACAATCCATCATGGCCAACCTTTCATATGTGTACAATCCATCACGGCCAACCTTCCATGTGTGGACACACCATCATGGCCAACCTTACCCATGTGTACAATCCATCATAGCTAACCTTCCCTATGTGGACAATCCATCATGGCCAACCTCCCCTATGTGGACAATCCATTATGGCCAACCTTCCCTATGTGGACATTCCTTTATGGCCAACCTTCCCTATGTGAACATTCCATTATGGCCAACCTTCCCTATGTGGACATTCCATCATGGCCAACCTGTCATATGTGTACAATCCATCACGGCCAACCTTCCATGTGTGGACACACCATCATGGCCAACCTTACCCATGTGTACAATCCATCATAGCCAACCTTCCATATGTGGACAATCCATCATGGCCGACCTTCCCTATGTGGACAATCCATTATGGCCAACCTTCCCTATGTGGACATTCCTTTATAGCCAACCTTTCGCATGTGGACATTCCATTATGGCCAACCTTCCCTATGTGGATAATCCATTATGGCCAACCTTTCCTATGTGGACATTCCTTTATGGCCAACCTTTCCTATGTGGACAATCCATCATGGACAACCTCCCCTATGTGGACAATCCATTATGGCCAATCTTCCCTATGTGGACATTCCTTTATGGTCAACCTTCCTTATGTGGACAATCCATTATGGCCAACCTTCTCTACCTGGCCAACGTCTATAGTCAACATTTCCATGTAATCACTCATTTTATGGTCTGATGGACCTCGTAGGCAGGATGTGTAGAGTCTGGGAAGTGTCTGCATATGTGTTCCAGGATCTCCAGACGCAGGTGGAGGACGAGTCACATCAGCAGGAAGATGCCCAAGAGCAACTCAACCTCCTGGAGAGAAGGAACAGCATCCTGGCCTCCGAGCTAGAAGAGACAAGGAGTGTGATGGAGACCTCAGAGCGATCCCGCAAGACTATGGAAATCGAGCTGATGGATCTAACAGATAAATGCAATGAACTGAATAATCAGGTATCTAATTTATATAACTCTGAACAATGCAGGGGGCGGGACTGTGACAACACATTATTATAGTACTAtaatattatatcagtgatgtcatacagggggcggggctgtgacaaccctctcacacatgatatacaggctggttgtcagcagtaatagatgaaTAGCTGTTCCTGTAGTGTAAGGTGGGTGGGTCTCAAGTCTGATCACGTCATTATAtaatatcagtgatgtcatacagggggcggggctgtgactacctctcacacATGATATAGGGACTGGTAGTATTATATTACAGGATGTTTTACCCCTCAGCTCCTGTCGGTCTCTGCTACAAAGAAGAAGCTGGAGGGAGATTTGCAGCAGATGACGGCTGAGAATGAAGATTACGTGAATGAGATCCGGACGTCTGAGGAGAAGCTTCGGAAAGCTGCAGCCGAGGTGACTTGTATAAAGGAGACCCATTAGGAAAGAACCCCCCTTTAtagattttacattttattttaagatTTTTCAGTTAAGAACCTGCTATTGTTTAGTGTACACAGCCCCTTTACGTACCTATGTGTCTCCAAGGTGACCTACTGCTGTCTATTCATTTCTAATTACATTCTATAAGTTATTATGATGAAGCAGGAGACAGATGGGAGGAGCATGACTACAGTAgtatgtttgtagtctgttaccatggagacatgtAGAGCTTCTTTTGAGCTGTAGACACAGAACGGTAGTAGGTTTTTTAATGAAGACCTATGACAcagttattatattttttattttagatgtTTCTgagtaataactaaaaaaaagtttgcaaatgTGGACAAGACCTTTAAGAATTTACTGTTCAGGACTACAGTCTGCCCCTAGGTGGCTGCAGGAATCTAcatattttattacattataatTCCCCCCTTGGCAGACGTCTCGCTTAGCGGAGGAGCTACGACATGAGCAGGAGCGTACACAGCACCTCCAGAAGGTGAAGAAAGGACAAGACAGTCAGATACAAGAGCTGAATGCGAAGGTGGAGGAGGCGGAGCAGATGATGCTGCAGGATGGGAGGAAGATCATACAGAAGATGGAGGCGCGGGTGAGGAGACGGACGGAACCATAAAACATCACCAGGACCACCGATCCGTACACAAGAATTCCTGAACAACTCTCTGTTTTCTTCTTTCATCAGATTAAAGATCTGGAGCTGGAACTAGAGATGGAGCAGAAGAAACAGGTGGAGACCACGAAGACACTGAAGAAGCAGGAGCGCCGCCTGAAGGAGCTCAACTTCCAGGCTGAGGAAGACCAGAAGGCGCAGCAGAGGAACCAAGACACGATAGAGAGGCTCCACAGCAAACTGAAGAGCTACAAGAGGATGGTGGAAGAGGCGGTGGGTGGAGtcacccagcagcacagaggatgtcaggagaggggtgtgctgatcttataggggaggtcacagggtgagagttacatagaggaggagcagggtcacagcagcacagaggatgtcaggagaggagtgtgctgatcttataggggaggtcacagggagagagttacatagaggaggagcagggtcacagcagcacagaggatgtcaggagaggagtgtgctgatcttataggggaggtcacagggagagagttacatagaggaaggagcagggtcccagcagcacagaggatgtcaggagaggagtgtgctgatcttataggggaggtcacagggagagagttacatagaggaaggagcagggtcacagcagcacagaggatgtcaggagaggagtgtgctgatcttataggggaggtcacagcagcacagaggatgtcaggagaggagtgtgctgatcttataggggaggtcacagggtgagagttacatagagaaggagcagggtcccagcagcacagaggatgtcaggagaggagtgtgctaatcttataggggaggtcacagggtgagagttacatagaggaggagcagggtcacagcagcacagaggatgtcaggagaggagtgtgctgatattataggggaggtcacagggagagagttacat is from Dendropsophus ebraccatus isolate aDenEbr1 chromosome 14, aDenEbr1.pat, whole genome shotgun sequence and encodes:
- the LOC138773060 gene encoding putative uncharacterized protein MYH16, with product MQRVRQKLEKEKQMMKVEIENLTTMIENLQKAKAGCDAQTRKLEDLLSNANTKNQELQKIITEQNAAKNKLQAEMGELALRVEELGGRTSQLNKTKLLLVSEVEEVKKQLEEETKVRSSAVASLVSLKLDYEMLKDQLEEEVEGKSELHRQISKLNGEVTHWRTRYENEAGQRMEELEEARRKLCSRLQETEEALEVTQAKCSNLEKMKQRLQGEMEDVCLDLEKATAEASALDKKQRVLDKQIIEWRQKYEEIYGELEASQKECRLYATDLFKIKTSYEETNEQLTSIKRENRTLQDEISDLSEQLRDVTRNLQELQKSRKKWEMEKEEMQTAYEEAEAALEAEESKVVKLQLEMTQLKADAEKRIQDKEEECEAARKTNQRALESLQASLEVEVKGRAEAVKTKKKLENEVNELEIQLENSNRSNAELVRLVKRQQQQIKDLQTQVEDESHQQEDAQEQLNLLERRNSILASELEETRSVMETSERSRKTMEIELMDLTDKCNELNNQLLSVSATKKKLEGDLQQMTAENEDYVNEIRTSEEKLRKAAAETSRLAEELRHEQERTQHLQKVKKGQDSQIQELNAKVEEAEQMMLQDGRKIIQKMEARIKDLELELEMEQKKQVETTKTLKKQERRLKELNFQAEEDQKAQQRNQDTIERLHSKLKSYKRMVEEAEEQANLNLSKYRKSVSDLDEAEERADVAEATLTKFRSKHRASFRRGFSSGRTSPTALHLRTPSIAGSEGQGERLEGDPVSLIPTYLDSLKKFIAD